The following is a genomic window from Benincasa hispida cultivar B227 chromosome 7, ASM972705v1, whole genome shotgun sequence.
acaatccaTTTTTTTACCATAACATGctaacttcaaattgaaataaactagtataagtcttaaattcaattattaaaaaattataatttttttcctatcaaattacatttgaggaaaaaaacataaagtttgagttttaatttttatttggcgCTAAGTTGTTACCAACATTTTAATcctttatgttttaaaaaataatatgtttaaattgaccaacaaaaaaaaaatgaaaatgttaaattaaattatggtTTTTCTGTACATATAGCACAAATAAATATACCTAATTatataattacatattaatTAGCTATTATTTTACACAAATGGCATAATTTACTTTTTTAGTTCTTAGCATGTAAGGGAAGTTTCTTGTGGTtatgaacttttcaaaatagttttctttttagaaCCTATGCAAATAAGGAAAATATCTCCAAAATTTCGAAAATTGTTACCCTGATAAATGAAAACAAGAATCAACGAGAAACTTTGATGGAGAAACCGaggtatatttaatatatataacactatatatttgaattttctataaaaaaaatcagtatatatttaatatgtgcatgaacaatacaatttgtataatatatggTCTTATATACCGaacaatatatttgatgtatatttacattttttagtaTATTTGCAAACACGCCAAAAAATAAACAATGGTATATGCgatgtatatttacattttttattatattactAGTATATTCGACATATAATTGAGATCTCAATAAATAAGTAAGCGATTTTCAACcagtaaaaatagaaaataaatgaaatctccTAAAATaaaggataattaattttttaccaAAGAATGAAAGAGAGAATTGAAAAAGAtaatataataatgataataataattaaaaaaaactcttaaaCGAAAAAATGATTAGAAGAAAGAGAACgtgtattttaaaaagtattattGTAATTAAACTAAGAGCCTTTTTGGAATTACTTACAAAAATGTTCATCGACGGGATTGTCGGAAGTGGTGGCCGGAGATTGGCCGTCGACGGTTGTCAGAAGTGGTGGTCAGAGTTGGCCAACGATGGGCATTAGAGGTGGTGTCCGAAAGTTGGCCGACAAACttcctaaattaaattataaaaaaatgataaccCACGAGTTTGAATAGTATTGACTATTCAAACTTGTGGAGAAAAGGGTTGGCTTCCTAGATCCTTGCCCCAAAAAAGGATTGGACTTAAAATGCATAACTTATCCAATCCCAACCCTTGAAACAAACACACTTTTTCAGTTGTTAGTTTGAACTTTGGATACATTGTTATGCTTGGTGTTTGCCTAAAAGAAACTATCAGAGGTGGGGTTCTTTTGGGGAAAATGGCATAGATGACCCAAAATAAATggcaaaaatagaaaatgggtacctttttgaaaaataatgaattttggcCTTCTGCTTATGTCATCAGTGTGTGGAATTACCCTTTTAACCCTAAATgcatttttcttctattttcttcgTATTGCcgtgttcttttttcttttttcttctgagtttcctcttcttccatcttcatttttttctgcgattctttttttgaatttttgtgcatttcttccctttttttttacttttgttctttcttcttcttcctgtttCTTTACATAGAGCATCAAACATAGAGTATAGAGCATTAGAACATTGAGCTTCAAGTGAACATCTAAATGGAGCATAGAGCGTAGAGTATTGATGATTGAAAATCGAGTAGCATGTAGCTAGTATATAGCATAAAACACAAAACATATAGCATAGAGTATAAAGCATCGAGCATCAAGCACCAAACATCAAGTATTGAGGATCGAGTAATATGTAACTAGTATATAGCATAGAGCATATAACATAGAGCATAGAGCGTAGAGCATCAAGTATCGAAAATTGAGGAGCAAGGATTGAGTATCAAAGATCAAGAAAACTTATGGATTATAGTGCGCAAATGGTTTTCAAGGTCAAATAGATAAATTCTAAAGGTGTTGATATAAGCACAAaaccatttttcatttaatttaaaaaagatacTCATATTTCATTTGACTTCTCACAAAGGCCATCCCTTACCCGAAAAAAAACGTTCTTTTGCCCTCTCCTCTTTTATGAAACCCTAAATTGCAGTGGACTGTGCAGGACCTTTTGCTCCCGTACCTTCTTTGCTTCGTCGCGTCTATTGCAATTCGCGAGCGAAACATGCAGGTAAGAACTACACATGAACCTCTTATCTATTGTTTACTATACTTCTTTGTTCCCAATTTTGGGTTGTGTTTCACTTACTTGACTAGTAATTAGAAAGCCCTGCCACTGATTCCAATttgattcattatttttttatttcggCTGATTAGAACAATATTATCTTGAGTCCTTAATTACTATTCAGTTGGTTAGTGTCATAGGTGGATGCCAAACCTCTTAATCAGCAATGAGCAATCCATCTTTGAAATTTGAGATTGCTTGTGGATTCCTGTCATTGCTCGAGGTTGCTTTAGATGGGCCGGGCGCTAATGTTGGTTTCTCATATTTGATTCAGGCCAGTGATAGATTTAACATCAATTCCCAGCTTGAGCACCTTCAGGCTAAATATGTGGGAACTGGCCATGCCGACTTAAACAGATTGttagttttctatttcttttgagTCTTGATCTTATATTGCGTTACGTATTAGTTTTTATGTCTGAATTCACATCTTCGTGCTTACAGTGAGTGGGCAGTGAACATTCAGCGTGATAGCTATGCATCTTATGTTGGGCATTACCCCATTCTAGCTTACTT
Proteins encoded in this region:
- the LOC120081761 gene encoding uncharacterized protein At4g14342 isoform X1, with amino-acid sequence MQASDRFNINSQLEHLQAKYVGTGHADLNRFEWAVNIQRDSYASYVGHYPILAYFAIAENESIGRERYNFMQKMLLPCGLPPEREDD
- the LOC120081761 gene encoding uncharacterized protein At4g14342 isoform X2; protein product: MQASDRFNINSQLEHLQAKYVGTGHADLNRFEWAVNIQRDSYASYVGHYPILAYFAIAENESIGRERYNFMQGLQS